In a single window of the Nicotiana tomentosiformis chromosome 8, ASM39032v3, whole genome shotgun sequence genome:
- the LOC104119193 gene encoding pentatricopeptide repeat-containing protein At3g16610: MTCANARRIVNISWNFRQEPYYNYLALLDACTESKSLSIGKSIHQHILKHNHCNDNNSNILDKLTRFYISCSRIDLARHMFDEIPNPDRNNKTILWNQMIRAYAWNGPFEKAIDLYYEMVESGVRPTNYTYPFVVKACSAMLDVENGVKIHEEVKKHGLDGDVYICTALVDFYAKCGLLVEARQVFNGMWQRDIVAWNAMISGCSVNGLYLEMMGLVFEMQENGLTPNSSTIVAILPATAEANKLRDGKAVHGYSMRRGFVKDVVVDTGILDVYAKCGLLNYAKRIFRVMSFKNEITWSAMIGAYITCDSMQEGLELFEHMRVEDTGSPSPVMLAAVIRACAKLNDLRRGRKMHGYTVKSGSNLDLMVSNTLLSMYAKCGRIDDALTFFEEMCLKDSVSFSAIIAGCVQNGHAEEALQIFQMMQSSGVQPESATVMGILPACSHLAALQLGVCTHGYSIVRGFTEDVSICNALIDMYSKCGKVNIARIIFDKMNKRDVVSWNAMIAGYGVHGHGKEAISLFYDMQTVAQMPDEITFIGLLFACSHSGFVAEGKYWFFSMCQEFKISPRMDHYLCMVDLLGRAGLLDEAYGFIQNMPFKPDVRIWSALLAACRIHKHIVLAEEVSNKIQYLGPESPGNFVLLSNLYTTAGRWDDAAHIRIKQKDSGFKKSPGCSWIEINGVVHAFAGGDQSHPQSAKINEKLKELSTEMKKLGYSAESSFVYQDVEEEEKEQILLYHSEKLAVAFALLNLDPTKSILVTKNLRVCVDCHSTLKYITLITKREITVRDASRFHHFRDGICSCGDFW, from the coding sequence ATGACATGCGCAAATGCGCGGCGAATAGTAAACATCAGTTGGAATTTCAGACAAGAACCTTACTACAATTACCTTGCGCTTCTTGACGCCTGCACAGAATCCAAGTCATTATCAATAGGCAAATCAATCCatcaacacatcctaaaacacaATCACTGTAATGACAACAATTCAAATATACTAGACAAGTTAACTCGTTTTTATATCTCATGCAGTAGAATTGATCTTGCACGCCATATGTTCGACGAAATTCCTAATCCGGATAGAAATAATAAAAccatattatggaaccaaatgatTAGAGCATATGCTTGGAATGGACCCTTTGAGAAAGCTATTGACTTGTACTATGAAATGGTCGAGTCTGGTGTTAGACCCACAAATTATACATACCCTTTTGTGGTTAAGGCTTGTTCTGCTATGCTAGATGTAGAAAATGGTGTCAAGATTCATGAAGAAGTGAAAAAGCATGGGCTTGATGGTGATGTTTATATTTGTACAGCGTTGGTTGATTTTTATGCCAAGTGTGGGTTATTGGTTGAGGCACGACAAGTGTTCAATGGAATGTGGCAAAGAGATATTGTGGCATGGAATGCGATGATCTCAGGGTGCTCGGTGAATGGTTTGTATTTGGAGATGATGGGTTTGGTTTTCGAAATGCAAGAGAATGGGTTAACTCCAAATTCATCTACAATTGTGGCTATTCTTCCCGCTACTGCGGAAGCTAATAAGTTGCGTGATGGGAAGGCTGTTCATGGGTATTCTATGAGAAGGGGCTTTGTCAAAGATGTAGTTGTTGACACTGGCATTTTGGATGTGTATGCAAAATGCGGTTTGTTGAACTATGCAAAGAGGATTTTTAGAGTCATGTCTTTTAAGAATGAGATTACGTGGAGTGCAATGATAGGAGCATATATAACATGTGATTCTATGCAAGAAGGATTGGAACTGTTTGAGCACATGAGGGTGGAAGATACTGGGTCTCCTTCTCCTGTCATGCTTGCCGCTGTCATTCGAGCTTGTGCTAAGCTGAATGATCTGAGAAGAGGAAGAAAGATGCATGGTTATACTGTTAAGTCAGGGTCCAATTTGGATTTGATGGTGAGTAATACTCTTCTTTCTATGTATGCAAAGTGCGGGAGAATAGATGATGCGCTTACGTTCTTTGAGGAGATGTGTTTAAAAGATTCTGTTTCTTTCAGTGCTATAATTGCAGGGTGCGTCCAGAATGGCCATGCAGAAGAAGCTTTGCAGATTTTCCAAATGATGCAATCGTCTGGGGTTCAACCAGAATCTGCAACAGTGATGGGAATTTTACCAGCCTGTTCACATTTGGCTGCTCTACAACTTGGAGTTTGCACCCATGGTTACTCGATAGTACGTGGATTTACAGAGGATGTTTCTATTTGTAATGCCCTAATTGACATGTACTCCAAATGTGGTAAAGTCAACATTGCTAGGATTATCTTTGATAAGATGAATAAAAGGGATGTTGTCTCATGGAATGCAATGATTGCTGGATATGGAGTTCACGGTCATGGAAAGGAAGCAATTTCGTTGTTCTATGACATGCAGACTGTAGCTCAAATGCCAGATGAGATAACTTTCATCGGTCTCTTATTTGCTTGCAGCCATTCTGGTTTTGTTGCTGAAGGGAAATATTGGTTCTTCAGCATGTGTCAAGAATTCAAAATTAGCCCTAGGATGGATCATTACTTGTGCATGGTGGATCTTTTGGGCCGTGCTGGTCTCCTAGATGAGGCCTATGGTTTTATCCAGAATATGCCTTTTAAACCTGATGTGCGTATTTGGAGTGCTTTGCTTGCTGCTTGTAGAATCCATAAACATATTGTACTAGCAGAAGAAGTATCTAACAAGATCCAATATCTAGGACCTGAAAGTCCAGGCAATTTTGTTCTTTTATCCAACTTGTATACTACTGCTGGTAGATGGGATGACGCTGCTCATATTAGGATTAAGCAGAAGGATTCTGGCTTTAAGAAGAGCCCAGGATGTAGTTGGATTGAAATAAATGGGGTTGTCCATGCATTTGCTGGTGGGGATCAATCCCACCCTCAGTCCGCTaaaataaatgagaaattgaaGGAGCTTTCAACGGAGATGAAAAAATTGGGGTACAGTGCAGAATCCAGTTTTGTCTACCAAGATGTTGAGGAAGAAGAGAAGGAACAGATTCTGCTTTATCACAGCGAGAAGCTTGCAGTTGCATTTGCATTGCTAAATCTGGATCCTACCAAGTCCATACTCGTTACAAAGAATTTGCGAGTTTGTGTTGACTGCCATAGTACGCTGAAATATATAACTTTAATTACGAAAAGGGAAATTACAGTGAGGGATGCAAGTCGATTTCATCATTTCAGAGATGGAATATGCAGCTGTGGGGATTTCTGGTGA
- the LOC104119199 gene encoding serine/threonine-protein kinase ZRK3-like, translated as MLFNLIFCVEFIWQEQMHHFRGLISKLTPSSASEGRLKKEQYYLKNGSAVLEELIALCDGKSRIPLRYFSAIEIERAIEHSEKPLYTYGRHMVKGLLDKRFVLVSFTYDTYDICRDIAITSQMSHLKNVLKLIGCCLEYAEPVLVYEYVEAITLHDLLFRKDYYYNHARNLSLSWESRLQIANEIASAILYLHSEFTTPIIYIDLHLQKVLIDQSSGVAKLFDFSLSISLPPGELEVEAQVVRGTCGYLDPEYARLGIVTQKTDVFGFGVILFQLLTGKRMYIVNDEMRDLCNASNIEECSIMDIVDPAILEENGIEIRQQLEDYLDLAKRCTLSNGEDRPYMIHVAKEIRRIEKCFRALTQGLN; from the exons ATGTTATTTAATCTCATTTTCTGTGTGGAATTTATTTGGCAAGAACAAATGCATCATTTTAGGGGACTCATAAGTAAACTAACTCCATCCTCTGCCTCTGAAGGAAGGCTGAAGAAAGAGCAATACTATTTGAAGAATGGAAGTGCAGTGCTGGAGGAGCTTATTGCTTTATGTGATGGAAAAAGTCGAATTCCCCTTCGTTACTTCAGTGCCATAGAAATCGAGAGGGCAATTGAACATTCAGAAAAGCCATTATACACCTACGGAAGACATATGGTAAAAGGCTTATTAGACAAACGCTTTGTTTTGGTTAGCTTCACGTACGATACTT ATGATATATGTCGCGATATAGCAATTACTTCTCAGATGAGTCATCTTAAGAACGTGCTTAAACTTATTGGTTGTTGCCTAGAATATGCAGAACCTGTTCTAGTGTATGAATATGTTGAGGCTATAACTCTTCATGATTTACTTTTTCGTAAGGATTATTATTATAATCATGCTAGAAATTTATCACTATCTTGGGAAAGTAGATTGCAGATTGCCAATGAGATCGCTTCAGCAATTCTTTATCTCCATAGTGAATTTACTACGCCCATTATTTACATAGACCTGCACTTACAAAAGGTGTTAATAGATCAGAGCAGTGGAGTTGCCAAACTATTTGACTTTTCATTGTCCATATCATTGCCTCCAGGAGAGTTGGAAGTAGAAGCTCAAGTTGTGCGCGGAACATGTGGTTATTTGGATCCAGAATATGCCCGCTTGGGTATTGTTACTCAAAAAACTGACGTCTTCGGTTTTGGAGTTATTCTCTTTCAGCTATTGACTGGAAAAAGAATGTATATTGTTAATGACGAGATGAGAGATCTGTGCAATGCGTCCAATATTGAAGAGTGTAGTATAATGGATATAGTGGATCCTGCAATTTTGGAAGAGAATGGAATTGAGATTCGACAACAATTGGAGGACTACTTGGATCTTGCTAAAAGATGCACACTATCAAATGGAGAAGATAGACCATACATGATTCATGTTGCAAAGGAAATACGTCGAATTGAGAAGTGTTTTCGTGCCCTCACTCAAGGTCTGAATTAG
- the LOC104119198 gene encoding serine/threonine-protein kinase ZRK4-like, with translation MHHFRGLMRKLISSSASAEKLKKEQYLKNGSALLEEFIALCDGKCQIPLRYFSATEIDRAIKHLENTMEIFNSHIVMASLDNRRVLMRLVPPKYFENLNNICRDIAITSQMSHLKSVLKLLGCCLELPEPVLVYEYVDAISLRDLLFKKHNAKKSVSWERRLRIANEISSAIVYLHSEFTTPIIHRDIQPSNVIIDQNNGVAKIMNFSYSISLPPGELEVEDVVCGTYWYADPEYMVSGIVTQKTDVYSFGVLLFQLLTGKKVNMVDGKIKEWPNNCVSSNIEECNVMDIADPAILAEEHGIDIQQQLDDYLDLVKRCTLSKGEDRPYMIHIAKELRRIEKCFRALTQGLH, from the coding sequence ATGCATCACTTCAGGGGACTCATGAGGAAACTAATATCATCCTCTGCCTCTGCAGAAAAGCTGAAGAAAGAGCAGTATTTAAAGAATGGAAGTGCACTGCTAGAGGAGTTTATTGCTTTATGCGACGGAAAATGCCAAATTCCCCTCCGTTACTTCAGTGCCACAGAAATCGACAGGGCAATAAAACACCTTGAAAATACCATGGAGATCTTCAACAGTCATATAGTTATGGCCTCACTAGACAACCGTCGCGTTTTAATGAGGTTAGTCCCAcctaaatattttgaaaatctcaATAACATATGCCGAGATATAGCAATTACTTCTCAGATGAGTCATCTCAAGAGTGTGCTAAAACTACTTGGTTGCTGCCTAGAGCTTCCGGAACCAGTTCTTGTGTATGAATATGTTGATGCTATATCTCTTAGAGATTTACTTTTCAAGAAGCATAATGCTAAAAAATCAGTATCTTGGGAACGTAGATTGCGTATTGCCAATGAGATTTCTTCAGCAATTGTTTATCTCCATAGTGAATTTACTACGCCAATCATCCATAGAGATATACAGCCATCGAATGTGATAATAGATCAAAATAACGGTGTTGCCAAAATAATGAACTTCTCATACTCCATATCATTGCCTCCAGGAGAATTGGAAGTAGAAGACGTTGTTTGCGGAACATATTGGTATGCAGATCCTGAATATATGGTCTCGGGAATTGTTACTCAAAAGACTGACGTCTACAGCTTCGGAGTTCTTCTCTTCCAGCTATTAACCGGAAAGAAAGTGAATATGGTTGATGGCAAGATAAAAGAATGGCCCAACAACTGCGTCTCATCCAATATTGAAGAGTGTAATGTAATGGATATAGCGGATCCTGCCATTTTGGCCGAAGAGCATGGAATTGATATTCAACAACAATTGGATGACTACTTAGATCTTGTTAAGAGATGTACGCTCTCGAAGGGTGAAGATAGACCATACATGATTCATATTGCAAAGGAATTACGTCGAATTGAGAAGTGTTTTCGTGCCCTCACTCAAGGTCTGCATTAG
- the LOC104119191 gene encoding F-box/kelch-repeat protein At3g23880-like isoform X1, protein MISADPPGDEMTNILSRLPVNALMQFRCVCKSWCNLIRDPHFVNMHMNQHSSYKRSYLISKDILDVGEKECCTLFCDETFTKHKKLEFPLWESTKSFEVFGCCNGVLFLLYPIAPRSGCNMYFWNPATKIVKNVSSSIVQLPDVPVHVVFGFGCVPKLDEYKVVRILYSEQMNLTDPPKLPPIVEVYSLKTDSWTKIEVDLSYFITSHMAKAFLDGSIYWVARKVNETLYDDFIVSFDMADHVFEEIKLPKSCLDDGALTGSFSVFCDSLYLFVHGPESLDWWHIWLMKEDCSGKVWCHQFKIDCSFKISWPLCFIKNGEVIFESIEGDLSLYDPMNQQFQDLHFQGNPEMIELFAYKESLVLLDLGTKSWPSKFPDDGNEKVESQTQSQESFTGRGRQRNVHMKKIC, encoded by the exons ATGATCTCTGCTGATCCACCTGGTGATGAAATGACAAATATTTTGTCAAGACTTCCTGTCAATGCTCTCATGCAATTCAGGTGTGTTTGCAAATCTTGGTGTAATCTCATTAGAGATCCTCATTTTGTTAACATGCATATGAATCAACATTCATCATATAAGAGAAGCTATCTGATCAGTAAAGATATCTTAGATGTTGGGGAAAAGGAATGTTGCACTTTGTTCTGCGATGAAACATTTACCAAGCACAAGAAATTGGAATTTCCTTTGTGGGAATCAACTAAAAGTTTTGAAGTCTTTGGCTGTTGCAATGGTGTTCTCTTTCTTCTTTACCCTATAGCTCCTAGATCTGGTTGCAACATGTATTTTTGGAATCCAGCCACAAAAATAGTCAAGAATGTTAGCAGTTCTATCGTTCAGCTTCCTGACGTTCCTGTTCATGTAGTGTTTGGTTTTGGTTGCGTTCCTAAATTGGATGAATATAAGGTGGTAAGGATTTTGTATTCTGAGCAAATGAATCTAACTGACCCCCCAAAACTTCCGCCTATTGTTGAAGTTTACTCATTGAAAACAGATTCTTGGACAAAGATTGAAGTTGATCTTTCATACTTTATTACTAGCCATATGGCAAAGGCATTTTTAGATGGATCTATATATTGGGTTGCACGAAAAGTTAACGAAACTTTATATGATGACTTCATTGTATCTTTCGATATGGCTGACCACGTTTTTGAAGAGATAAAGCTTCCAAAATCTTGCCTCGACGATGGTGCATTAACTGGATCATTTTCAGTCTTCTGTGATTCACTTTACCTATTTGTTCATGGCCCTGAATCACTAGATTGGTGGCATATATGGTTGATGAAAGAGGATTGTTCTGGAAAAGTTTGGTGCCATCAGTTTAAAATTGATTGCTCATTCAAAATCTCTTGGCCCCTATGTTTTATTAAGAATGGCGAAGTTATATTCGAATCCATTGAGGGGGACCTTTCACTTTATGACCCTATGAACCAGCAATTTCAAGATCTTCACTTCCAAGGGAATCCTGAGATGATAGAACTGTTTGCATACAAGGAGAGTCTGGTTTTACTTGATTTAGGAACTAAATCTTGGCCTAGCAAATTTCCCGATGATGGGAATGAAAAAGTTGAAAGCCAAACTCAGAGTCAAGAAAGCTTCACAG GTAGAGGAAGGCAAAGAAATGTACACATGAAAAAGATTTGTTGA
- the LOC104119191 gene encoding F-box protein CPR1-like isoform X3: protein MLSCNSDVGEKECCTLFCDETFTKHKKLEFPLWESTKSFEVFGCCNGVLFLLYPIAPRSGCNMYFWNPATKIVKNVSSSIVQLPDVPVHVVFGFGCVPKLDEYKVVRILYSEQMNLTDPPKLPPIVEVYSLKTDSWTKIEVDLSYFITSHMAKAFLDGSIYWVARKVNETLYDDFIVSFDMADHVFEEIKLPKSCLDDGALTGSFSVFCDSLYLFVHGPESLDWWHIWLMKEDCSGKVWCHQFKIDCSFKISWPLCFIKNGEVIFESIEGDLSLYDPMNQQFQDLHFQGNPEMIELFAYKESLVLLDLGTKSWPSKFPDDGNEKVESQTQSQESFTGRGRQRNVHMKKIC from the exons ATGCTCTCATGCAATTCAG ATGTTGGGGAAAAGGAATGTTGCACTTTGTTCTGCGATGAAACATTTACCAAGCACAAGAAATTGGAATTTCCTTTGTGGGAATCAACTAAAAGTTTTGAAGTCTTTGGCTGTTGCAATGGTGTTCTCTTTCTTCTTTACCCTATAGCTCCTAGATCTGGTTGCAACATGTATTTTTGGAATCCAGCCACAAAAATAGTCAAGAATGTTAGCAGTTCTATCGTTCAGCTTCCTGACGTTCCTGTTCATGTAGTGTTTGGTTTTGGTTGCGTTCCTAAATTGGATGAATATAAGGTGGTAAGGATTTTGTATTCTGAGCAAATGAATCTAACTGACCCCCCAAAACTTCCGCCTATTGTTGAAGTTTACTCATTGAAAACAGATTCTTGGACAAAGATTGAAGTTGATCTTTCATACTTTATTACTAGCCATATGGCAAAGGCATTTTTAGATGGATCTATATATTGGGTTGCACGAAAAGTTAACGAAACTTTATATGATGACTTCATTGTATCTTTCGATATGGCTGACCACGTTTTTGAAGAGATAAAGCTTCCAAAATCTTGCCTCGACGATGGTGCATTAACTGGATCATTTTCAGTCTTCTGTGATTCACTTTACCTATTTGTTCATGGCCCTGAATCACTAGATTGGTGGCATATATGGTTGATGAAAGAGGATTGTTCTGGAAAAGTTTGGTGCCATCAGTTTAAAATTGATTGCTCATTCAAAATCTCTTGGCCCCTATGTTTTATTAAGAATGGCGAAGTTATATTCGAATCCATTGAGGGGGACCTTTCACTTTATGACCCTATGAACCAGCAATTTCAAGATCTTCACTTCCAAGGGAATCCTGAGATGATAGAACTGTTTGCATACAAGGAGAGTCTGGTTTTACTTGATTTAGGAACTAAATCTTGGCCTAGCAAATTTCCCGATGATGGGAATGAAAAAGTTGAAAGCCAAACTCAGAGTCAAGAAAGCTTCACAG GTAGAGGAAGGCAAAGAAATGTACACATGAAAAAGATTTGTTGA
- the LOC104119191 gene encoding F-box/kelch-repeat protein At3g23880-like isoform X2 has translation MISADPPGDEMTNILSRLPVNALMQFRCVCKSWCNLIRDPHFVNMHMNQHSSYKRSYLISKDILDVGEKECCTLFCDETFTKHKKLEFPLWESTKSFEVFGCCNGVLFLLYPIAPRSGCNMYFWNPATKIVKNVSSSIVQLPDVPVHVVFGFGCVPKLDEYKVVRILYSEQMNLTDPPKLPPIVEVYSLKTDSWTKIEVDLSYFITSHMAKAFLDGSIYWVARKVNETLYDDFIVSFDMADHVFEEIKLPKSCLDDGALTGSFSVFCDSLYLFVHGPESLDWWHIWLMKEDCSGKVWCHQFKIDCSFKISWPLCFIKNGEVIFESIEGDLSLYDPMNQQFQDLHFQGNPEMIELFAYKESLVLLDLGTKSWPSKFPDDGNEKVESQTQSQESFTG, from the exons ATGATCTCTGCTGATCCACCTGGTGATGAAATGACAAATATTTTGTCAAGACTTCCTGTCAATGCTCTCATGCAATTCAGGTGTGTTTGCAAATCTTGGTGTAATCTCATTAGAGATCCTCATTTTGTTAACATGCATATGAATCAACATTCATCATATAAGAGAAGCTATCTGATCAGTAAAGATATCTTAGATGTTGGGGAAAAGGAATGTTGCACTTTGTTCTGCGATGAAACATTTACCAAGCACAAGAAATTGGAATTTCCTTTGTGGGAATCAACTAAAAGTTTTGAAGTCTTTGGCTGTTGCAATGGTGTTCTCTTTCTTCTTTACCCTATAGCTCCTAGATCTGGTTGCAACATGTATTTTTGGAATCCAGCCACAAAAATAGTCAAGAATGTTAGCAGTTCTATCGTTCAGCTTCCTGACGTTCCTGTTCATGTAGTGTTTGGTTTTGGTTGCGTTCCTAAATTGGATGAATATAAGGTGGTAAGGATTTTGTATTCTGAGCAAATGAATCTAACTGACCCCCCAAAACTTCCGCCTATTGTTGAAGTTTACTCATTGAAAACAGATTCTTGGACAAAGATTGAAGTTGATCTTTCATACTTTATTACTAGCCATATGGCAAAGGCATTTTTAGATGGATCTATATATTGGGTTGCACGAAAAGTTAACGAAACTTTATATGATGACTTCATTGTATCTTTCGATATGGCTGACCACGTTTTTGAAGAGATAAAGCTTCCAAAATCTTGCCTCGACGATGGTGCATTAACTGGATCATTTTCAGTCTTCTGTGATTCACTTTACCTATTTGTTCATGGCCCTGAATCACTAGATTGGTGGCATATATGGTTGATGAAAGAGGATTGTTCTGGAAAAGTTTGGTGCCATCAGTTTAAAATTGATTGCTCATTCAAAATCTCTTGGCCCCTATGTTTTATTAAGAATGGCGAAGTTATATTCGAATCCATTGAGGGGGACCTTTCACTTTATGACCCTATGAACCAGCAATTTCAAGATCTTCACTTCCAAGGGAATCCTGAGATGATAGAACTGTTTGCATACAAGGAGAGTCTGGTTTTACTTGATTTAGGAACTAAATCTTGGCCTAGCAAATTTCCCGATGATGGGAATGAAAAAGTTGAAAGCCAAACTCAGAGTCAAGAAAGCTTCACAG GTTGA
- the LOC104119190 gene encoding cytochrome P450 CYP72A219-like — protein sequence MEIPYYSLKLTIFSFAIIFVLRWAWKILNYVWLKPKELEKCIRQQGFKGNSYKFLFGDMKEIKKMGEEAMSKPINFSHDMIWPRVMPFIHKTITNYGKNCFVWFGPRPAVLITDPELVKEVLTKNFVYQKPPGTPLTKLAATGIAGYETDKWATHRRLLNPAFHLDKLKHMLPAFQFTACEMLSKLEKVVSPNGTEIDVWPYLQTLTSDAISRTAFGSSYEEGRKIFELQKEQLSLILEVSRTIYIPGWRFLPTKRNKRMKQIFNEVRALVLGIIKKRLSMIENGEAPDDLLGILLASNLKEIQQHGNNKKFGMSIDEVIEECKLFYFAGQETTSSLLVWTMILLCKHPSWQDKAREEVLQVFGSREVDYDKLNQLKIVTMILNEVLRLYPAGYAINRMVTKETKLGNLCLPAGVQLLLPTILLQHDTEIWGDDAMEFNPERFSDGISKATKGKLVFFPFSWGPRICIGQNFAMLEAKMAMAMILKNYAFELSPSYAHAPHPLLLQPQYGAQLILYKL from the exons ATGGAGATACCATATTACAGCTTAAAACTTACAATTTTTTCATTTGCAATTATCTTTGTACTAAGATGGGCATGGAAAATCTTGAATTATGTGTGGTTAAAACCAAAAGAATTGGAGAAATGCATCAGACAGCAGGGtttcaaaggaaactcttacaaATTCTTGTTTGGGGATATGAAAGAGATAAAGAAAATGGGTGAAGAAGCTATGTCTAAGCCAATCAATTTCTCTCATGACATGATTTGGCCTAGAGTCATGCCCTTCATCCACAAAACCATCACCAATTATG GTAAGAATTGTTTTGTGTGGTTTGGGCCAAGACCAGCAGTCCTGATCACAGACCCGGAACTTGTAAAGGAGGTGCTAACGAAGAATTTCGTTTATCAGAAGCCACCTGGCACTCCACTCACAAAATTGGCAGCAACTGGAATTGCAGGCTATGAAACAGATAAATGGGCTACACATAGAAGGCTTCTCAATCCTGCTTTTCACCTTGACAAGTTGAAG CATATGCTACCTGCATTCCAATTTACTGCTTGTGAGATGTTGAGCAAATTGGAGAAAGTTGTCTCACCAAATGGAACAGAGATAGATGTGTGGCCATATCTACAAACTTTAACAAGTGATGCCATTTCAAGAACTGCTTTTGGCAGTAGTTATGAAGAAGGAAGAAAGATTTTTGAACTTCAAAAGGAACAACTTTCACTAATTCTAGAAGTGTCCCGCACAATATACATCCCAGGATGGAG GTTTTTGCCAACAAAAAGGAACAAAAGGATGAAGCAAATATTTAATGAAGTACGAGCGCTGGTATTGGGAATTATTAAGAAAAGATTGAGTATGATTGAAAATGGAGAAGCTCCTGATGATTTATTGGGTATATTATTGGCATCCAATTTAAAAGAAATCCAACAACATGGAAATAACAAGAAATTTGGTATGAGTATTGATGAGGTGATTGAAGAGTGTAAACTCTTCTATTTTGCGGGGCAAGAGACAACTTCATCTTTACTTGTATGGACTATGATTTTGTTGTGCAAACATCCTAGTTGGCAAGATAAAGCTAGAGAAGAGGTTTTGCAAGTGTTTGGAAGTAGGGAAGTTGACTATGACAAGTTGAATCAGCTAAAAATA GTAACTATGATCTTAAACGAGGTCTTAAGGTTGTATCCAGCAGGATATGCGATTAATCGAATGGTAACCAAAGAAACAAAGTTAGGGAATTTATGTTTACCAGCTGGGGTACAACTCTTGTTACCAACAATTTTGTTGCAACATGATACTGAAATATGGGGAGATGATGCAATGGAGTTCAATCCAGAGAGATTTAGTGATGGAATATCCAAAGCAACAAAAGGAAAACTTGTGTTCTTTCCATTTAGTTGGGGTCCAAGAATATGTATTGGGCAAAATTTTGCTATGTTAGAGGCCAAGATGGCAATGGCTATGATTCTGAAAAACTATGCATTTGAACTCTCTCCATCTTATGCTCATGCTCCTCATCCACTACTACTTCAACCTCAATATGGtgctcaattaattttgtacaaGTTGTAG